TATCTGCACCGCTCAGGAAGTAAACACCGGTCATGGCAATGAGAACTCCAATGATCTGGTTTTTTCTGGGTTTTTCACCCCAGAGATAGGCAAAAAGACCTGAAAAAAGGGAGTGTGTGCAAACTATCGTTGTGCTGACGGCGATTGATGCATGGAAAAGAGATTCAATCCAGAAAGAAAAGTGGAGTGCCAGGGCAAAACCGGCAAGAATGGGCATGGCGGATAGATGTATTCTCCGTGGCCTGTAAATGAGAATGAGTATTGGAATTGAGATAGCGAGTCTCCAGAATGCAGCCACAACCCCCGGAGCAGAGGCCAGAAAGGCAAAAATCGCAGCAGATGATACTGCAAGAACTGCAGTGAAAAGCAGAACAGTGTAAATCATCAGAAGGTCAACCCGCTCAACCTTTCAAGTTCCTCCTTGATCTTTTTCGCCCTCTCCCGGGTTCTTTCGGTTAGCCACCTCAGTTCCGGAGATCTTCTGTCTATCTCTTCAAGACGCCTCATGAAATCTTCAAAACTTCCTTCTCTATCTCCGACTGCCAGATTGTCCGAAAAGCTTACTATTTTTTCCTCCAGAGTTTGAGGTATATAGTTTTTTGGCTCTAAACCAAGTTTTTCTGCTTCCTCAGCACTAAGACCAGCGCTGAAGTGCCTTTCAGCAATCCTGACGACTCTTTCATCCATATTCTCTGTTCTGAGAATTTCTGCAGATTTTATGAAATGCATAAATGGATCGTGGGTAACCGCCCTTCCAATATCGTGCAGCAGTGCACCTTTAAGTAGCAACTTCGTGTCAACATGATGCCCGTTCTGTTTTATCCGTTCTGCTA
The DNA window shown above is from Archaeoglobus neptunius and carries:
- a CDS encoding TIGR00295 family protein: MEIPPDVVEIWDRYGLEESVRRHCITVAKISMKIAERIKQNGHHVDTKLLLKGALLHDIGRAVTHDPFMHFIKSAEILRTENMDERVVRIAERHFSAGLSAEEAEKLGLEPKNYIPQTLEEKIVSFSDNLAVGDREGSFEDFMRRLEEIDRRSPELRWLTERTRERAKKIKEELERLSGLTF